Proteins encoded by one window of Dendropsophus ebraccatus isolate aDenEbr1 chromosome 4, aDenEbr1.pat, whole genome shotgun sequence:
- the LOC138787938 gene encoding chymotrypsin B-like: MAFLLLISCLALAAAANGCGVPSISPVVTGYARIVNGEEAVPGSWPWQVSLQDRTGWHYCGGSLISSEWVVTAAHCSVGATDRVVLGEHDRSSAAEQIQSLAVAKVFTHPEWNSNTINNDISLVKLATPAVLSSTVSPVCLANPGEVYDDGRTCVTSGWGKTRWNAFNTPSKLQQTALPVLSNEQCKTYWGSNISDVMVCAGAAGSSSCMGDSGGPLVCDRDGAWTLVGIVSWGSSTCSTSSPGVYARVTELRDWVDQIVAAN; the protein is encoded by the exons ATGGCTTTCCTTCTGCTTATCTCCTGTTTGGCTTTGGCCGCTGCCGCAAATG GCTGTGGTGTCCCCAGTATCTCCCCAGTTGTCACTGGTTATGCTAGGATAGTCAATGGTGAGGAGGCAGTCCCAGGATCTTGGCCCTGGCAAGTCTCTCTGCAG GACAGAACTGGATGGCATTATTGTGGCGGTTCCCTGATCAGCAGCGAGTGGGTGGTGACAGCAGCTCACTGCAGCGTCGG AGCAACTGACCGGGTTGTTCTCGGAGAACATGACAGAAGCTCGGCTGCTGAACAAATCCAATCTCTGGCAGTTGCAAAA GTTTTTACTCATCCAGAGTGGAATTCCAACACCATTAATAATGACATTTCCCTGGTAAAACTGGCCACTCCTGCTGTTCTTAGCTCCACTGTATCCCCAGTGTGCTTAGCTAACCCCGGTGAAGTATATGACGATGGCCGCACCTGTGTTACAAGTGGATGGGGAAAGACAAGATGGAACG CATTCAACACCCCCAGCAAACTGCAGCAGACCGCCCTGCCTGTGTTGTCCAATGAGCAATGTAAGACCTACTGGGGAAGtaacatcagtgatgtcatggtcTGTGCTGGAGCTGCCGGCTCATCTTCTTGTATG GGTGATTCCGGTGGACCCCTTGTGTGTGACAGAGATGGTGCCTGGACATTGGTTGGTATTGTGTCCTGGGGAAGCAGCACATGCTCAACATCTTCTCCTGGTGTCTATGCCCGCGTTACTGAGCTCCGTGACTGGGTGGACCAGATTGTTGCCgccaattaa